A part of Gemmatimonas groenlandica genomic DNA contains:
- a CDS encoding pilus assembly FimT family protein: MSIRTDARRERRGFTIIELLAVVMIVGIMMAVMLPKFRISEKTEVQLAGIQLAQDIDIARTRALSTREQVRVAFNGTTRKYGGYLDDDGDGTISESAAEWQALRGFGIRELPIRVSFSRGSAGRIPDDATTGGIGLTNARIEFDSRGLTMPMGARGVVYLANDNDPYAVVAVQITPSGNVRFWTYHQDGGWQ, encoded by the coding sequence ATGTCAATCCGCACAGACGCACGGCGTGAACGGCGCGGCTTCACGATCATCGAGCTGCTCGCGGTCGTGATGATCGTGGGCATCATGATGGCCGTGATGCTGCCCAAGTTCCGCATCTCCGAGAAGACCGAAGTTCAGCTGGCCGGCATTCAGCTGGCGCAGGACATCGATATCGCTCGTACCCGCGCCCTGTCTACGCGCGAGCAGGTGCGCGTCGCGTTCAACGGCACGACGCGAAAGTACGGTGGGTATCTCGACGACGACGGCGACGGCACCATTTCCGAAAGCGCCGCCGAGTGGCAGGCGCTGCGCGGCTTCGGCATCCGCGAACTCCCCATTCGCGTGTCGTTCAGCCGGGGCTCGGCGGGCCGGATTCCCGATGATGCCACCACCGGCGGCATCGGACTGACCAATGCACGGATCGAATTCGACTCCCGTGGACTCACCATGCCGATGGGTGCACGCGGCGTGGTGTATCTGGCCAACGACAACGACCCGTACGCGGTCGTGGCGGTGCAGATCACGCCGTCCGGGAACGTGCGTTTCTGGACCTATCACCAGGATGGAGGTTGGCAATGA
- a CDS encoding PSP1 domain-containing protein — MAHLIEVAFRGNRKEFFSWTGETAPPLKAGVIVEADRGEDFGRVHSTGELAEVRCNGCAHGCGTTPPPRAALRLATKADEQLDRELTAENEDARRKSMERVKANHLVMKLTDAEWQWDRRKLTIFFTAERRVDFRGLVRDLAALFRTRIELKQIGVRDEAKRLSGVGRCGREYCSASWLPDLRPVNLGVAKDQKLSLNPQQISGACGRLMCCLRYEHEFYVLSRRKFPKEGKILTTSLGEEKVIACDIFNERITLRTAEGDSRVIALADLRSELEGLDQPTDHAHDDVPSHTAEYPVDAALHAMLDTVETEIAPLAASIAVITPERVFVPEPVVVQVVVPVAEFVAEFEVDVEVITPVSDEPAIAASTDTSDTSDTSDAESADAAGDATRRKRRRGRRGGRRLRAAEQRRQSEADGSPMPPDGGDDADDGDDNEE, encoded by the coding sequence GTGGCGCATCTGATCGAAGTCGCGTTCCGCGGCAACCGGAAGGAATTCTTCAGCTGGACAGGCGAGACGGCACCCCCACTCAAGGCGGGGGTGATCGTCGAGGCTGACCGTGGTGAGGATTTTGGTCGTGTACACTCCACCGGTGAGCTGGCCGAGGTCCGCTGCAACGGTTGTGCGCACGGCTGCGGCACCACTCCGCCGCCACGGGCCGCGCTCCGGCTCGCCACGAAAGCGGACGAGCAACTCGACCGTGAACTGACCGCCGAGAACGAGGACGCGCGTCGCAAGTCGATGGAGCGCGTGAAGGCGAACCACCTCGTGATGAAGCTCACCGACGCCGAGTGGCAGTGGGATCGGCGCAAGCTCACGATCTTCTTTACGGCCGAGCGTCGCGTCGACTTTCGTGGCCTCGTGCGCGATCTCGCCGCGCTGTTCCGCACGCGCATCGAACTGAAGCAGATCGGCGTGCGCGATGAGGCTAAGCGCCTCTCCGGTGTCGGACGATGTGGTCGCGAGTACTGCTCAGCGTCGTGGCTGCCCGACCTGCGCCCCGTGAACCTTGGCGTGGCGAAAGATCAGAAGCTCTCGCTCAACCCGCAGCAGATCTCCGGTGCCTGCGGGCGACTGATGTGCTGCCTGCGCTACGAGCACGAGTTCTACGTGCTGAGCCGCCGCAAATTCCCGAAGGAAGGGAAGATCCTCACGACGTCGCTGGGTGAGGAAAAGGTGATCGCGTGCGACATCTTCAACGAGCGCATCACGCTGCGTACAGCCGAAGGCGACAGTCGGGTGATTGCCTTGGCCGATCTGCGGAGCGAGTTGGAAGGGCTCGATCAGCCGACCGATCATGCGCATGATGACGTGCCGTCGCATACGGCCGAGTATCCAGTCGATGCGGCGTTGCATGCGATGCTCGACACGGTCGAGACGGAGATTGCGCCGCTCGCTGCATCGATCGCGGTGATCACGCCGGAGCGCGTGTTCGTGCCCGAGCCCGTGGTCGTGCAGGTGGTCGTGCCCGTAGCCGAGTTCGTAGCCGAATTCGAAGTCGACGTCGAGGTGATCACGCCGGTGTCGGACGAGCCAGCGATCGCTGCGTCAACCGACACGTCGGACACGTCGGACACGTCCGACGCCGAAAGCGCCGACGCCGCGGGCGACGCGACCCGTCGCAAGCGGCGGCGTGGTCGTCGTGGTGGCCGTCGACTCAGAGCCGCGGAACAGCGCCGCCAGTCCGAGGCGGACGGATCACCCATGCCGCCCGATGGCGGTGACGACGCCGACGATGGCGATGACAACGAGGAGTAA
- the metG gene encoding methionine--tRNA ligase, translating to MPRFYLTTAIDYANGDPHLGHALEKIGADVIARYRRQCGDDVHLLIGMDEHGQKVQQTAAKDGVAPQAFTDEIAARFQAIWSKLGISYDQFIRTTESHHKTGVQALIRMIAERNPDDFYERSYTGMYCVGCEAFKQDADIVEGKCVLHPTRTLEEVEERNWFFRLSKYQGFLQNLLATNPSFIEPESRRNEILGLLAQGLDDISASRARLDWAVPFPLVLSNGETQGTYVWFDALPNYLTGTGFPDAGYEARWPADLHIIGKDITRFHVVIWPAMLEAAGLPLPKQVWAHGFVQLGGERFSKSAGVKLDLGEAIDRYGADAFRYVLLREVPFDSDGNFSWERFEERYTSDLANAFGNLASRAIAMVEKYFDGVVPAAARPDAELDDDADVAAYHAGMNGSRGWLLHEGLAAVSRMTARANEYTAATTPWAVAKEAARTAELEQILASLIRRIARQTVLLAPFMPTKVEAVWTQLGAPGTVAAQRIDALAELEPAGWRVQKGEGVFPRPAPPTAPPAK from the coding sequence GTGCCGCGATTCTATCTGACCACCGCCATCGATTACGCGAATGGCGATCCGCACCTTGGCCACGCTCTGGAGAAGATCGGCGCCGATGTCATCGCGCGCTATCGTCGCCAGTGCGGTGACGACGTGCATCTGTTGATCGGCATGGATGAGCACGGGCAGAAGGTGCAGCAGACCGCGGCGAAGGATGGCGTCGCGCCGCAAGCCTTTACCGATGAAATCGCGGCGCGCTTTCAGGCGATCTGGTCCAAGCTTGGCATTTCGTACGATCAGTTCATCCGCACCACGGAGTCCCATCACAAGACCGGTGTGCAGGCGCTCATCCGCATGATCGCCGAACGCAATCCGGATGACTTCTACGAGCGCTCGTACACCGGCATGTACTGCGTCGGGTGTGAAGCGTTCAAGCAGGACGCGGATATCGTCGAAGGAAAGTGCGTCCTGCATCCCACGCGAACGCTCGAGGAAGTGGAAGAACGCAACTGGTTCTTCCGCCTCTCGAAGTATCAGGGCTTCCTGCAGAACCTACTGGCGACGAATCCGTCGTTCATCGAGCCCGAGAGCCGTCGTAACGAGATCCTCGGATTGCTGGCGCAGGGCCTCGACGACATCTCGGCCTCACGTGCCCGCCTCGACTGGGCCGTGCCGTTCCCGCTCGTGCTCTCGAACGGTGAAACACAGGGCACGTATGTGTGGTTCGACGCCTTGCCGAACTACCTCACGGGCACCGGCTTCCCGGATGCCGGCTACGAAGCGCGCTGGCCCGCCGACCTGCACATCATCGGCAAGGACATCACGCGCTTTCACGTCGTGATCTGGCCGGCCATGCTCGAGGCGGCGGGACTGCCGTTACCGAAGCAGGTGTGGGCGCACGGGTTCGTACAGTTGGGCGGCGAACGCTTCTCCAAGAGTGCGGGCGTGAAGCTCGATCTCGGCGAAGCGATCGACCGCTACGGGGCCGATGCGTTCCGCTATGTGCTGCTGCGCGAAGTGCCCTTCGACAGCGACGGCAACTTCTCCTGGGAGCGCTTCGAAGAGCGCTACACGAGCGATCTCGCCAATGCGTTCGGCAATCTGGCCAGCCGCGCCATCGCGATGGTCGAGAAGTACTTCGACGGCGTCGTACCCGCTGCGGCGCGCCCCGACGCGGAGCTGGACGACGACGCCGACGTCGCCGCCTACCACGCCGGAATGAACGGCTCGCGCGGCTGGCTGCTGCACGAGGGACTGGCGGCCGTCTCGCGGATGACGGCGCGCGCGAATGAGTACACCGCCGCGACCACGCCTTGGGCCGTTGCCAAAGAGGCGGCGCGTACGGCGGAACTCGAGCAGATCCTCGCCTCGCTCATTCGTCGAATTGCACGGCAGACCGTGCTGCTCGCGCCGTTCATGCCCACGAAAGTCGAAGCCGTGTGGACGCAGCTCGGGGCTCCGGGGACGGTCGCCGCTCAGCGGATTGACGCGCTGGCCGAGCTCGAACCGGCCGGCTGGCGGGTGCAAAAGGGAGAAGGCGTCTTCCCGCGCCCCGCACCGCCAACGGCTCCGCCGGCCAAGTAG
- a CDS encoding acetyl-CoA carboxylase carboxyltransferase subunit alpha, which translates to MAAAPVLEFERPLAELEKQIEELKRLASDSSLNVTQELEPLQKKLSELRVEIYQKLTPLQRVQVARISRRPFTSDYIKLAFTDFLELHGDRLFREDAAILAGWARLEGETVMLIGHERGRDTKENLRRNFGMPHPEGYRKALRLMKLAEKFQVPVLTFIDTPGAWPGLGAEERGQSEAIARNLLEMSNLQVPIIATVIGEGGSGGALALGVADRVLMLENSVYSTISVEGCAAILWKDGKSPEMREKAATALRVTAPDLIELRVIDEIVPEPVGGAHSDHATTANNLRDSLVRNLEELRRLKPDKLVRRRREKFLRMGQFTE; encoded by the coding sequence ATGGCTGCTGCCCCGGTTCTCGAGTTCGAGCGTCCTCTGGCGGAGCTCGAAAAGCAGATCGAGGAGCTGAAGCGACTCGCGTCCGACAGTTCGCTCAACGTCACGCAGGAGCTGGAGCCGCTGCAGAAGAAGCTCAGCGAGCTGCGCGTCGAGATTTATCAGAAGCTGACGCCGTTGCAGCGCGTGCAGGTGGCTCGTATCTCGCGCCGTCCCTTCACGTCGGACTACATCAAGCTCGCCTTCACCGACTTCCTCGAGCTCCACGGCGATCGGCTTTTCCGCGAAGACGCGGCGATCCTCGCGGGCTGGGCGCGTCTCGAGGGCGAGACCGTGATGCTGATCGGGCATGAGCGCGGCCGCGACACGAAGGAGAATCTGCGTCGTAACTTCGGCATGCCACATCCGGAAGGCTATCGCAAGGCGCTGCGGCTCATGAAGCTCGCCGAGAAATTCCAGGTGCCGGTACTCACCTTCATCGATACGCCGGGCGCCTGGCCTGGCCTTGGTGCTGAGGAGCGAGGGCAGAGCGAAGCGATTGCCCGCAACCTGCTCGAGATGAGCAACCTGCAGGTCCCCATCATCGCCACCGTGATCGGCGAAGGCGGCTCGGGCGGTGCGCTGGCACTCGGCGTGGCCGATCGCGTGCTGATGCTCGAGAATTCCGTGTACTCCACGATTTCCGTGGAAGGGTGCGCGGCCATTCTCTGGAAGGACGGCAAGAGCCCGGAAATGCGGGAGAAAGCGGCCACGGCGCTGCGAGTCACCGCCCCCGACCTCATCGAACTGCGGGTGATCGACGAGATCGTCCCCGAGCCGGTGGGCGGCGCCCATTCGGACCACGCCACGACCGCCAACAACCTTCGCGACAGCCTCGTGCGGAACCTCGAAGAGCTGCGCCGGCTGAAGCCGGACAAGCTCGTGCGTCGCCGACGTGAGAAGTTCCTGCGCATGGGGCAGTTCACCGAGTAG
- a CDS encoding pilus assembly PilX N-terminal domain-containing protein: MTTHRFSQPRLPALRPRRGFALEVVLLILVMFSIIVLAGLSAVTTIARTSNADYRGARASYAAEGGADDIMSQLDAAMQDGIINGEDIASITKPEITGFRMTQSTSTTGTPESRTITAGPFAGLYSLNQPIDITVTARDTSGNKATAVLSVNAQTIPLFQFGVFYEDDLEILPGAPMTFAGWVHTNGNLYLSSASATFQSNLTTPDSVFWNRKNANDRLSGVRINNAAGTAVQLDFDSRSLSEPAFKTRSEVRFNGRLMSKAHGVRPLKLPLPANVAPVTLVQPRSAGDSPMVQDVKMAWKADWYITVNAAVFDIANAATMNASLCTTYMTHERSGGLQVPDAASCAKIFKLRRNAFYEGREDLRPDLLDINMDSLRIWSDASKAARAPRIIYVNFVNVGGNTNKDYVAVRLRQGAQLPKPGVAADTGGLSMVTERPMYVLGDYNTIIWRPAAIMSDAITFLSNPPNPAMTLTASPTASGCGQSGQTGWCDTLQTNYAKRVARPATVNAALLVGHSPTTCDYARAGCTLPAYGGGLENLPRFLENWSGVTFRYTGSLVSLYQSRFAFGLWGNSTNPGSSGAPSGGYYDAPTRAWSFDVNFRFPERLPPGTPSVGTVLQTAFRPLY; encoded by the coding sequence ATGACGACCCATCGATTCTCGCAGCCGCGGCTGCCAGCGCTCCGCCCTCGTCGAGGCTTTGCCCTCGAGGTGGTGCTGCTCATACTCGTGATGTTCTCCATCATCGTCCTGGCCGGGTTGTCGGCAGTGACGACGATCGCTCGCACCTCGAACGCCGACTATCGGGGTGCCCGCGCCTCGTACGCGGCTGAGGGCGGCGCCGACGACATCATGTCGCAACTCGACGCGGCGATGCAGGACGGCATCATCAACGGCGAGGATATCGCGTCGATCACGAAGCCGGAGATCACCGGCTTTCGCATGACGCAGAGCACGTCGACGACAGGCACTCCTGAGTCGAGGACCATTACGGCCGGTCCGTTCGCCGGGCTGTACTCCCTGAACCAGCCGATCGACATCACCGTCACGGCTCGCGACACGTCCGGCAACAAGGCCACTGCCGTGTTGTCGGTGAATGCCCAGACGATTCCGCTCTTTCAGTTCGGCGTGTTCTACGAGGACGACCTCGAGATCCTGCCGGGCGCACCGATGACCTTTGCGGGTTGGGTGCACACCAACGGCAACCTGTATCTCTCGTCGGCGAGTGCCACGTTCCAGAGCAATCTCACGACACCCGACAGCGTGTTCTGGAATCGGAAGAACGCGAACGATCGACTCAGTGGCGTGCGAATCAACAATGCCGCGGGTACCGCCGTGCAGCTCGACTTCGACTCGCGCAGTCTGTCCGAGCCGGCATTCAAGACCCGCAGTGAAGTACGCTTCAACGGGCGCCTGATGTCGAAGGCGCATGGTGTACGCCCGCTGAAGCTACCGCTGCCGGCGAACGTAGCCCCCGTCACGCTCGTGCAACCGCGCAGTGCCGGCGACAGTCCGATGGTGCAGGATGTGAAGATGGCCTGGAAGGCCGACTGGTACATCACGGTGAACGCGGCGGTGTTCGACATCGCCAATGCCGCCACGATGAATGCCTCACTGTGCACGACGTACATGACCCACGAGCGCAGCGGCGGTCTGCAGGTTCCCGATGCCGCGTCGTGCGCCAAGATCTTCAAGCTGCGGCGCAACGCGTTCTACGAAGGACGCGAGGACCTGCGTCCCGACCTACTTGACATCAACATGGACTCGCTGCGCATCTGGAGCGACGCTTCGAAGGCGGCGCGCGCACCGCGCATCATCTACGTGAACTTCGTCAACGTCGGTGGCAACACCAACAAGGACTACGTCGCCGTCCGGCTTCGTCAGGGGGCGCAGCTCCCGAAGCCCGGCGTCGCCGCCGACACCGGTGGATTGTCGATGGTGACCGAGCGCCCGATGTATGTGCTGGGCGACTACAACACCATCATCTGGCGCCCCGCGGCCATCATGAGTGACGCGATCACGTTCCTCTCGAATCCGCCGAATCCGGCCATGACGTTGACGGCATCGCCGACGGCGAGCGGTTGCGGCCAGAGCGGACAGACGGGATGGTGCGATACCCTGCAAACCAACTACGCCAAGCGCGTGGCGCGTCCGGCCACGGTGAACGCGGCCTTGTTGGTGGGACATTCGCCCACTACGTGCGACTACGCGCGCGCCGGATGCACGTTGCCAGCGTATGGTGGTGGCCTCGAGAACTTGCCACGGTTCCTCGAGAACTGGAGTGGCGTCACCTTCCGCTACACCGGCTCACTCGTCTCGCTTTATCAGAGTCGCTTCGCCTTCGGACTCTGGGGCAACTCTACCAATCCCGGTAGTTCGGGAGCGCCCAGCGGTGGGTACTACGATGCGCCGACCCGTGCGTGGAGCTTCGACGTGAACTTCCGCTTCCCTGAACGATTGCCGCCCGGCACACCGTCCGTCGGCACCGTGTTGCAAACCGCGTTCCGGCCACTGTACTGA